GCAACCAGGACCCCAGGAGCCCCTGCCCCCGCCTCTGGGCCCCCCTCTGGGCAGCTGTGTGCAGGTGCAGATGGGAGATGGGCTCCCCAGGGGCTCCCCCCACAACAACACAGGTGAgtatctcccttctttcctctgcaTCCCCGGCACAGCAGGGCAGGGCGGGAGTGGGGTGACAGCCCAAAGAGCTGCCTGCCTCTTCCAACCGGCCTCTGCACAAAGGGCCATGTGGAGGCGATTCTGGGACCCCGGGCTCACGCTCTTCGGGCTCTGGCTTTGTGTCCCGGGATGGCCTGTCCTGTCCTGGGTCGTGGCTTCCTCCAGGCTCCTGCCGCTCCCTCTGGGCCTCCCGCGGACCAGGTAGACATGTCAGCACCCCCACTGCCCTAGATAGCTTCTGccctcagcccccccccccaaaggcccAAGCAGGTCCCTGGATCCTGCAATCTTGTTATTTATTCGGAGCTGCGTTCAGGCTCTGGACTGAGCGGAGGGGAGGCAGGGGACGAGGCACGATCGATCCGGCCCTCTGAGCCGCCCCTGAAGCCTTCTCGGTTTACTCCCGCCGCCCCAGACAAGAAACGTCCCAACAACGCGCCGCTGAGGTCGGCCACCCCCGGGCCCCCGCGCTGCCCCCGGTTGCAGGACGGCAGCGGCCTGAGCCTGCAGCGCGACTACGCCAAGTTCTCCTCGGCCAAGGCGGCGGCGCTCAAGGCGgcaggtgagtgagtgagtgagtggacGGGGCTCGACTATGGCTCGGGCCCCGCGCCTTGACAATGACTGATGCTCGGCCCCGCCCAGATAACACCCGACCCTGAGACATAGCCACGCCCACGCCCGACCCCGCCCCCAGAACATGGCCACGCCCCCATATGACTCCACCCCTGTGGTATGGTCAGGCCCATATATGGCCACGCCCAGGTCTGACTTCGCCCCTGCAATAGGCCAGGTCCATATATGACCACGCCCCGCAGCATGGCCACGCCCATATCAGACTCCGCCCCGTAATACGGCCACGCCCAGATCCGACTCCGCCCCATAACAGGGCCACTTTCATATATGGCCCCGCCCCGCAGCATGGCCACGCCCAGATCCGACTCCGCCCCATAACACGGCCAGGTCCATATATGGCCCCGCCCCACAGCATGGCCACGCCCAGATCCGACTCCGCCCCATAACAGGCCAGGTCCATATATGGCCCCGCCCCACAGCATGGCCACGCCCAGACCCGACTCCGCCCCATAACAGGCCAGGTCCATGTATGGCCCCGCCCCGCAACATGGCCACGCTCAGATCCGACTCCGCCCCATAACAGGCCAGGTCCATGTATGGCCACGCCCAGATCCGATTCCGCCCCGTAATAAGGCCACGCCCAGATCCGGCTCCGCCCTGTAATAGGTCAGGTCCATATGTGGCCACGCCCAGATCCGACTCCGCCCCATAACACGGCTACTTCCATATATGGCCCACCCTGCCGTCTGGCCCCGCCCCCGTGACACTATCACCCCACCCGCCTGGAGGCCCCGCCCCTCAGAGGCCCCTCGGCTCCCCTTCCCCGCAGAGGCCTGCGGCCCGGACTTGTACCAGCGCTTCCCCGGCCCGGACCCGGCTCCACTGACCCTCCCGGCGCGGGCTCCGCGGCCCCCGGAAGATTTGGCGGCGTTGCTGGACGCCTGTCCCTGGGCCCCGCCGGGCTACGCGGCCCCGCTCGGCCCGACCCCTCCGGGCCACTACCACGCCTGGACCGCCGGTCGCCCGGGAGCCCGGCCCGCGCCCCGCGGTCACCCGGCAGCCCAGGCCTCCCCGGCGCCCCGCCGCCCCGGCCACGCGCCCCGCCGCCAGCACAGCGCGGACAGACTGCCCGAAGCCTCGCGGCCTCCCGGCCTCTACTACGGCACCGCCGGCCGCGGGCCCCGGCTCCTGGGCACCCACAGCAAGGCCGAGGTCACCGTGTGACAGGCGGGCATCCCCGGGGCTGGGCGGACGGGCGCCGCCAGCCCTGCTGCCCACTGCCTGCCCAGGGCCAGCCGGGTCTGTGCTGCCGGTGTCGGTGTCAAATAAAAACCCTCTTCTGGGCTCCTCCCTGACGATCAAGGCGCCTCGAGTCGGCTCTGCGAGGCTGATGGCCGAGGTGGCCACGCTGCCCGCACAGAAGGCGGCGGCACAGGGCACAGTGTGTGCCCGGGCCGGGCCGGCGGGGAGTGAGCTTGGAGCCAGGGAGAATGGCTGCTGAGAGTGAGCAGGGCCGCCGTGTGCCAGCCTTCACGTGGATGCCAAGGAGCCACGGAGAGGGGCATTAGCTGCTGGCCAGCTTGAGGCTCGGGCACAGggcagcaggctctggggaggtCCGTGACCCCCCGCGAGCTGACCCCCCTCCAGCTGGCCTCCCGTCCT
The Suncus etruscus isolate mSunEtr1 chromosome 4, mSunEtr1.pri.cur, whole genome shotgun sequence genome window above contains:
- the SHISA8 gene encoding protein shisa-8 isoform X1, with translation MARAGARGLRRALPGLLLLALAPLPPSGLAGAPEAPEPLPAAAPSTAAPEGGDRCRGYYDVMGQWDPPFNCSRGAYSFCCGTCGYRFCCHDGPRRLDQSRCSNYDTPAWVQTGRPPARAREPAAPRDPARERSHTAVYAVCGVAALLVLLGIGVRLGLERARSPRARRTVTRTLTELLKQPGPQEPLPPPLGPPLGSCVQVQMGDGLPRGSPHNNTGEYLPSFLCIPGTAGQGGTSALSPPPQRPKQVPGSCNLVIYSELRSGSGLSGGEAGDEARSIRPSEPPLKPSRFTPAAPDKKRPNNAPLRSATPGPPRCPRLQDGSGLSLQRDYAKFSSAKAAALKAAEACGPDLYQRFPGPDPAPLTLPARAPRPPEDLAALLDACPWAPPGYAAPLGPTPPGHYHAWTAGRPGARPAPRGHPAAQASPAPRRPGHAPRRQHSADRLPEASRPPGLYYGTAGRGPRLLGTHSKAEVTV
- the SHISA8 gene encoding protein shisa-8 isoform X2; its protein translation is MARAGARGLRRALPGLLLLALAPLPPSGLAGAPEAPEPLPAAAPSTAAPEGGDRCRGYYDVMGQWDPPFNCSRGAYSFCCGTCGYRFCCHDGPRRLDQSRCSNYDTPAWVQTGRPPARAREPAAPRDPARERSHTAVYAVCGVAALLVLLGIGVRLGLERARSPRARRTVTRTLTELLKQPGPQEPLPPPLGPPLGSCVQVQMGDGLPRGSPHNNTDKKRPNNAPLRSATPGPPRCPRLQDGSGLSLQRDYAKFSSAKAAALKAAEACGPDLYQRFPGPDPAPLTLPARAPRPPEDLAALLDACPWAPPGYAAPLGPTPPGHYHAWTAGRPGARPAPRGHPAAQASPAPRRPGHAPRRQHSADRLPEASRPPGLYYGTAGRGPRLLGTHSKAEVTV